In Streptomyces violaceusniger Tu 4113, one DNA window encodes the following:
- the tsf gene encoding translation elongation factor Ts → MANFTAADVKKLRELTGAGMMDCKKALDEAEGNVDKAVEILRVKGQKGVAKRESRNAENGAVVSLIADDKTSGVLVELKCETDFVAKGDKFVAVADAIAAHVAKTSPADLDALLSSEIEAGKTVQAFVDEANATLGEKIVLDRFAQFSGGYVAAYMHRTSPDLPPQVGVLVELDKEDATVAKDVAQHIAAFAPKFLTRDEISAETVENERRVAEATAREEGKPEGALPKIVEGRVTGFFKENVLVDQPFAKDNKKSVQKVLDEAGVSLKRFARFRVGV, encoded by the coding sequence ATGGCGAACTTCACCGCCGCTGACGTCAAGAAGCTCCGTGAGCTGACCGGCGCCGGCATGATGGACTGCAAGAAGGCGCTGGACGAGGCCGAGGGCAACGTCGACAAGGCCGTCGAGATCCTGCGCGTCAAGGGCCAGAAGGGTGTGGCCAAGCGGGAGAGCCGCAACGCCGAGAACGGCGCTGTCGTCTCCCTCATCGCGGACGACAAGACCTCCGGCGTGCTGGTCGAGCTGAAGTGCGAGACGGACTTCGTCGCCAAGGGTGACAAGTTCGTGGCCGTCGCCGACGCCATCGCCGCCCACGTCGCCAAGACCTCCCCGGCCGACCTGGACGCCCTGCTCTCCTCCGAGATCGAGGCGGGCAAGACCGTTCAGGCGTTCGTCGACGAGGCCAACGCGACCCTCGGCGAGAAGATCGTCCTGGACCGCTTCGCGCAGTTCTCCGGCGGTTACGTCGCGGCGTACATGCACCGCACCAGCCCGGACCTGCCGCCGCAGGTCGGCGTCCTGGTCGAGCTGGACAAGGAAGACGCCACGGTCGCCAAGGACGTCGCGCAGCACATCGCCGCCTTCGCCCCGAAGTTCCTCACCCGCGACGAGATCTCGGCCGAGACGGTCGAGAACGAGCGCCGGGTCGCCGAGGCCACGGCCCGCGAGGAGGGCAAGCCCGAGGGCGCCCTGCCGAAGATCGTCGAGGGTCGCGTCACCGGCTTCTTCAAGGAGAACGTCCTGGTGGACCAGCCGTTCGCCAAGGACAACAAGAAGTC
- the rpsB gene encoding 30S ribosomal protein S2: MAVVTMRELLESGVHFGHQTRRWNPKMKRFIFTERNGIYIIDLLQSLSYIDRAYEFVKETVAHGGSIMFVGTKKQAQEAIAEQATRVGMPYVNQRWLGGMLTNFSTVYKRLQRLKELEQIDFEDVAASGLTKKELLVLSREKAKLEKTLGGIREMQKVPSAVWIVDTKKEHIAVGEARKLRIPVVAILDTNCDPDEVDYKIPGNDDAIRSVTLLTRVIADAVAEGLISRSGVATGDEKADKAAGEPLAEWERDLLEGEKKAEDAEAKPAEDAKPAEDAKPAEDAKPAEDAAEKPAEAAADKPAEDAKPAEDVTPAEAPAAATEQG, translated from the coding sequence ATGGCCGTCGTCACGATGCGGGAGCTGCTGGAGAGCGGCGTCCACTTCGGGCACCAGACCCGCCGCTGGAACCCGAAGATGAAGCGCTTCATCTTCACCGAGCGCAACGGCATCTACATCATTGACCTGCTCCAGTCGCTGTCGTACATCGACCGCGCCTACGAGTTCGTCAAGGAGACCGTCGCCCACGGCGGCTCCATCATGTTCGTCGGCACGAAGAAGCAGGCGCAGGAGGCCATCGCCGAGCAGGCGACCCGCGTCGGCATGCCGTACGTCAACCAGCGCTGGCTGGGCGGCATGCTCACCAACTTCTCGACCGTCTACAAGCGCCTGCAGCGCCTGAAGGAGCTCGAGCAGATCGACTTCGAGGATGTGGCCGCCTCCGGCCTCACCAAGAAGGAGCTCCTGGTCCTCTCCCGCGAGAAGGCCAAGCTGGAGAAGACCCTCGGCGGTATCCGTGAGATGCAGAAGGTGCCGAGCGCCGTCTGGATCGTCGACACCAAGAAGGAGCACATCGCCGTCGGTGAGGCGCGCAAGCTCCGGATCCCGGTCGTCGCGATCCTCGACACCAACTGCGACCCGGACGAGGTCGACTACAAGATCCCGGGCAACGACGACGCGATCCGCTCCGTCACCCTGCTCACCCGGGTGATCGCCGACGCCGTCGCCGAGGGCCTCATCTCCCGTTCCGGCGTCGCCACCGGTGACGAGAAGGCCGACAAGGCCGCGGGCGAGCCGCTCGCCGAGTGGGAGCGCGACCTGCTCGAGGGTGAGAAGAAGGCCGAGGACGCCGAGGCGAAGCCCGCCGAGGACGCCAAGCCCGCCGAGGACGCCAAGCCTGCCGAGGACGCCAAGCCTGCCGAGGACGCTGCGGAGAAGCCCGCCGAGGCCGCCGCGGACAAGCCCGCTGAGGACGCCAAGCCCGCCGAGGACGTCACCCCTGCCGAGGCCCCCGCCGCGGCCACCGAGCAGGGCTGA